GCTCGCCGGCCTCGGCCACCCCTCCGCCGATGATGATCGCGTCCGGCGCCATCACGTTCACCAGCGAGGTCAACGCGAACCCCAACCAGCGGCCGGCCTCCTGCACGGCGAAGCGCGCCAGCTGATCCCCAGCCCGCATCGCCTCCACCACCTCCCGTCCTGTGGGAGCGCTGGGTAGCCCGCGCAGGCGGCGGTAATGCTCGGCGATGGCTGGACCCGAGGCGTACTGTTCCACACAGCCGCGGTCGCCGCAGGTGCACGGCCGGCCGTCCCGGACCACTTTGACATGCCCTACCGCGCCGGCCAGCCCGGCGCGGCCCGGGTGCAAACGCCCGTTCAGCACCCAGCCGCCGCCGATCCCGGTGCCCACCGCCACATACAGCCCGTTCCGCACCCCCCGGCCGGCACCGTACGTCGCCTCGCCCAGCGCCATGGCGTGCACATCGTTGTCCATCCAGACGGGCACCCCCAGCGCCGCCCCCAACTCCCGGCGAAGGGGCACGCCGGTCCAGCCGGGGATCAGATCCGTGGCATAGACGATCTCCCCGGTGCCCGGATCCACCTGGCCGCCCGTGCCCACGCCGATCGCCGCCGGGGGACGCTCCGCCGCGGCCGCCACCTCTCGCGCCAGTTGCACGACCCGACGCAACACGGCCTCGCTTCCCTCGTGCACCGCCGTGGGAACGGAGCGTGCATGGTACAGTGTGCCATCCGGGGCGACCATCGCGGCGGCGATCTTGGTCCCGCCGATATCGATCCCCAACGTCCACGCCTCTTCCATACCGCCTCCTGTGCGACGGGCACGCCACCCTCAATCACAAGCCCCACAGGGGGATATGGGGGAACCCCCCTCCACGGAAAATACCGCTTTCCCGGCCTGCACCTGCTTCTCTCGGCCCCTTCCGCAAGGGTCTGGGCCGGGCCCCGGCAGGTCAAGGGCGGAAGAAAATTCTTTCTGGAGGAGCAAGGCCCCTCCAGGCCTCCCCATAACAGGAGCAACAGGACTTCTCAGGCACGCTCTTAGAAGGGCGGCTCCTTATGCAGTTCCTCGATCAACTGCAAGGCGGCCTCAATCTGCTCCGCCGTCCCCTGGAGCAGCAGGCGCACGGCCCCCTCGGCACCGAAGATGCCGCCGGAGCCGACATGACGAACCTGAACGCCGCAGAGCAGGTGGAACGCCTCGATCTCGGTGATGATCTCACCGGTGATGGGGAAAAGCGGATGGACGTGATTGGCCGCCTCCTCGCCCTGTCCCAACACGCGCGCCGTCTCCAGGATATCATGCGTCACCAACTTCTCCAGGCCCACCGGGATCACCAGCGTAACCCGCCGTCCGATGATCGGTCCCAACGCGCCCCCCACGGTTCCACCGTTGGGGTCCCCGATGCACACCCCGGCCACCTTCTTCTCGTAATTGAGCGCGTTGGCCCCCTTGATGAAGACATCGCCGGGGCCCATCTGGCGCGCCGCCTCAAAGCGATTCATCCCCTGCACCGGCTGCCCGTCATGCAGGATCACATCGGGCAGGTTCTTGGGCGCCAGGCGGGTCTTGCTGTCAAAGCCCGGCGGGACCACATGCCCGGTCACGTACGCATACCGGTCGATGGGCTTCCCCAGGACCTCCTCGACGACGTAGCCATCCGTGGTACCGGTCGAGATGACCATCCACCCCTGTCGTCGGGCGCGCTGCACGGCGGGATGAGCTGCTACCCCCTTGGCGATCAGACGTTTCGACTGCGAGACGGTGAGAACGACCTCAGCTAGCATGGTAAGGCACCTCCGAGGGACAAACGTTCTAAAACGTAAAGAGCAAAACGTAATAAACGTGAAGCGTGAGGGGATATGGTCACCCCTCGCTCAACCAGCGATCCAGGAACGCGTACGCCTCCGCCTTCACCTCGTCGGGGAAGCTGTGGCCTCCGGGGAAGAGGATCGCCTGGAACCGATCGGCCACCCCGGCCTCCGCATAGGCGGCCCGCGCCTTCTCGGCGATCTCCCGCACGCCGTCGATGGGGAAGATGCGATCCTCCTCGCCCGCCGTGAGCAAGAAAGCCCGCGGGGCGATGTCCGCCACCAGGGCATCCAGATCGCACAGCTCCAGCAGGCCCGGCACATACATGGCCCGGTTATGATTGATCCCATCGCGCAGGATCGTGCGGATCAGGCCAAACCCACACGAGGAGACGGCTGCCCGAACGCGCTCGTCGTACCAGGCCAGCCAGAGGGTCTCCTGGCCACCCAGCGAATGACCGATAGCCCCCAACCGCCCTGGATCAACATCGGGCAACCCGGCCAGCACGTCCAGCGCACATACCAGATCATGCAGATACTTGGTCTGCAGACAGGAGCCGAGCAGGATACGCCGCGTGAACTCGAACCCCTCATACTCCCGATCCTTGAGATGGGGGTTCTCCATGCGTACGTACTCGGGCGGCCGTCGGTCCTCAAAGCAGAGGTGATCCGGGCACAGCACGACGTACCCACGCCGGCACAGATCAAGCCCATAGTGATACATGCGGTTGGCGCTCAGCCCGGCCGGCTCCGACTTACCCAGGTAATACTGCCCCGCGTGCTGGTGGATGGCCAGGATGCCGGGCCGTCCGGACGCGGGCGAGGATCCCTTGGGGCGCAGCAGCCAGGCGGTGACGCGCTCGCCCGGCTCGACGGCGTAGGAGACCGACACGCGAACGTGATCGCCCAGATCCACCTCCGGGCCGAAGGCGACATCCGGCGGCACACGCTCGGGGAATCGCCCCAACCGCTCGATGATCGCTTGACGCAACGCCGGGTTGCCCACTCTTCCCTCCTCGTGAGAAGGCAAGGCCTTCCTACGCCAGGCTACGCTCGATCAGCGCCTTGGACTTGAGGATGCCCTCATGGTCGTCGCTCTTCCCCTCGAACTCGATGCCGTAGGAACCCGTGTAGCCGGACTTCTCCAGGATCTGGATACAGCGCGGGATATCGATGTTGGGATCATTGCCGGTCGCGTCGAACTCACGCGCTTTGGCATGGACAGCCACGGCGTAGGGAGCCAGCTTCTCCAGCGCGGCGAAGCGATCCACCTCCGGAGGGAAGTTCCCAAAGTCCGGCAGCGTCCCAATCCAGGGGCTGTTCACGGAGCGGATCACCCGCAGGATGTTCTCCGGATCGGCCGATACGCCGCCGTGGTTCTCGATGAGGATCTTAATCCCCATCTGCCCGCCGACCTCGGCGAGGACGCCGAAGCTCTCGATCAGACGCTCGATCCGCCCGGCCACGTCGGGATCATGATGTCCGCCCATGTTGGCACGAATGGCGTTGCACCCCAGGGCGGCCGCGATCTCAAACCAACGCGTGTGATTGGACACCGCCATCATGCGCTCCAGGCGATCGGGCGCTCCCAGATCCCCCTGCCGGTCGATCGCGATGTTCAGCATGCGCACGCCCTGGCTATTGGCCGCCGCGCGCAGCATGTTCAGGTAGCCGTTATCCTGCCGCTCGAAGAAGGGCTCATTGAGCTCGATCTGATCGATGCCGAACTCCTCACGCGCCACGCGAGGGAACTCCAGGAGCGTAAGAGGATGCTCCTCTCGCCGGAAACGACGCACGAGACTCCAGCCGGCCAATGACACTCGGGACATAGTGACTCTCCTGTTGATCATGATGGCGGCGACGGAAGTCGCCTTTGATGTGAAACCCGATGATGCTGAGATCGAGGCCCGCCGTTCCTCCGAGAGGATCAACGAAAGGTGCCACGACTCTCGCCGAGGCCATATCCTGGTGAACGGACAAGCCCACACGAGGCATTATAATACGAGCCCCCCCGGATTACAACAGCGAAAACCGCAACGGGACTGCCCACAAACCTCGAGGCTCAAAAACCAGGTCCGTCCCCCTCAAGAGGCGACCGCTGAGCCCGGGCAGGGGGTGGCTCGAAGGGGCGTCAGCCCCTCCGAAGAAACCTATTTTCAGGCCCTCACCTGCCCCGTGGGGCCGGAGGCCACCGGCTAAAGCCCCAACCAGGCAGGTAAAAGCGAGAAAAAGAGTTTTCCTGCGGAGGGGAAGCCCCTCCGCACCTCCCCTTTCAGGTGCGACCGCCCATGGAGGGAAAAAGCGACAGGCGGGGGCCTCGCCCATGCTGTTCAGTTGATGCGAATAGGGCGACCGCTGAGCCCGGGACTCCCAGGATCAGACGAAAGGCACGGAACCGCGAATATGCCGCTCATGGGCGATGTCGCCCGGGACTGACAGCTTGCTTGCCAGGGCAATTCTATGACACGTGACGTGACAAAAGGTCTAGACAACGCCCCCAAAGCATGGTATACTCGCGCCAGGTCAACCGATCCGAAGATGGATCTACAGGCGGTGGGGCGTCCATCCCGGCTGGGCGAAGGCCGCGCTTTACCCTCCAATCCTCGCACGGACATGTTTCCCCCATCGCCTATCCTAGTGTATGCTTGCGATCACATAGGCGATCGTCTGACCAGAGCCACCGGGGGGAAGCCACCAGCCTCCGGGGCCAAAGGTGGCGAACGGCCCTGATCCCGATCCCACGACAACACAGGTGCAAAGGAATCATGAAACCTCGCGAACGCGTTCTGACCGCCCTGGCCCACAAGGAGCCTGATCGGGTGCCCATCGACTTCGGCGGGATGCGCTCCACGGGCATCATGGCCCTGGCCTACGCCCCGCTCAAACGGTCCCTCGGCATAGAGGATGGCAGCATCGACGTCTATGACGTTGGCCAGCAACTGGCGCTGGTGGAAGAACCTGTCCGGCAACGATTCGGGGTGGACGTGGTCCCGCTGGACTTCGACGCATTGGGCCCGTGGCAGCCATACACGCTGCCGGATGGGACCCCCGCGCGGGTCCCCGCTCACTACCGGATCGAAAGGGCGGAGGACGGGACCCTCTACATCCTCAACGACGAGGGACGCCGGGTGGCGGCCATGCCGCCCGATGGATACTACTTCGACTCCATCTACCACCCGCTGGCCGACGCCCAAACCGTGGACGACCTGAAAGCCTTCTCATGGAGCGGCCGCTCCGATGAGGACCTGGCCCGGCTGCGAGAGGAGGCCCGTCGGCTGTACAACGAGACGGACTACGCCATCATGGGGGCATTCGGGGGCAACATCCTGGAGTCGGGCCAGGGCCTGCGTGGATGGGAGCAATTCATGCTCGACCTGGCCTACGGCGGTCCCTTCCTGGAGACGTTCCTGGAGCTGCTGACGGAGAACCACCTGCGGAATCTGGAGCGTTATCTGGGCGCCGTCGGCGAGTACATCCAGATCATCCAGATGGGCGATGACCTCGGCACCCAGCGAGGCCCCCAGATCTCCGTGGATATGTATCGCCGCTGGATCAAGCCGTACCATAAACGCATCTACGGCTGGGTACACGACCACTATCCCGACATCTACGTCTTCCTGCACTGCTGCGGCGGCGTCTATGACCTGATCCCGGACCTGATCGACGCCGGCGTGGATATCCTGAACCCGGTGCAAACCTCCGCCCATGGCATGGACCCGGTTCGCCTGAAGCGAGAGTTCGGCCGCGACCTGGTCTTCTGGGGCGGCGGCTGCGAGACCCAGAGCACGCTTCCGCACGGCACGCCGGAGGAAGTACGCCAGCAGGTGAAGGAGCGGCTGGAGATCTTCGCGCCGGACGGC
The DNA window shown above is from Chloroflexota bacterium and carries:
- a CDS encoding ROK family protein: MEEAWTLGIDIGGTKIAAAMVAPDGTLYHARSVPTAVHEGSEAVLRRVVQLAREVAAAAERPPAAIGVGTGGQVDPGTGEIVYATDLIPGWTGVPLRRELGAALGVPVWMDNDVHAMALGEATYGAGRGVRNGLYVAVGTGIGGGWVLNGRLHPGRAGLAGAVGHVKVVRDGRPCTCGDRGCVEQYASGPAIAEHYRRLRGLPSAPTGREVVEAMRAGDQLARFAVQEAGRWLGFALTSLVNVMAPDAIIIGGGVAEAGEPFFQAIRSCIARHALPTARSTPVWKAALGPQAGVIGAGVLARLRLAAERGAA
- a CDS encoding prolyl oligopeptidase family serine peptidase, whose translation is MGNPALRQAIIERLGRFPERVPPDVAFGPEVDLGDHVRVSVSYAVEPGERVTAWLLRPKGSSPASGRPGILAIHQHAGQYYLGKSEPAGLSANRMYHYGLDLCRRGYVVLCPDHLCFEDRRPPEYVRMENPHLKDREYEGFEFTRRILLGSCLQTKYLHDLVCALDVLAGLPDVDPGRLGAIGHSLGGQETLWLAWYDERVRAAVSSCGFGLIRTILRDGINHNRAMYVPGLLELCDLDALVADIAPRAFLLTAGEEDRIFPIDGVREIAEKARAAYAEAGVADRFQAILFPGGHSFPDEVKAEAYAFLDRWLSEG
- a CDS encoding TIM barrel protein, with translation MSRVSLAGWSLVRRFRREEHPLTLLEFPRVAREEFGIDQIELNEPFFERQDNGYLNMLRAAANSQGVRMLNIAIDRQGDLGAPDRLERMMAVSNHTRWFEIAAALGCNAIRANMGGHHDPDVAGRIERLIESFGVLAEVGGQMGIKILIENHGGVSADPENILRVIRSVNSPWIGTLPDFGNFPPEVDRFAALEKLAPYAVAVHAKAREFDATGNDPNIDIPRCIQILEKSGYTGSYGIEFEGKSDDHEGILKSKALIERSLA
- a CDS encoding methyltransferase, encoding MMKPRERVLTALAHKEPDRVPIDFGGMRSTGIMALAYAPLKRSLGIEDGSIDVYDVGQQLALVEEPVRQRFGVDVVPLDFDALGPWQPYTLPDGTPARVPAHYRIERAEDGTLYILNDEGRRVAAMPPDGYYFDSIYHPLADAQTVDDLKAFSWSGRSDEDLARLREEARRLYNETDYAIMGAFGGNILESGQGLRGWEQFMLDLAYGGPFLETFLELLTENHLRNLERYLGAVGEYIQIIQMGDDLGTQRGPQISVDMYRRWIKPYHKRIYGWVHDHYPDIYVFLHCCGGVYDLIPDLIDAGVDILNPVQTSAHGMDPVRLKREFGRDLVFWGGGCETQSTLPHGTPEEVRQQVKERLEIFAPDGGYVFNQIHNIQHGVPPENITAMFEAALAHGSY